The genomic stretch TATGTATCTTATGCTGTACTGATTGCCGGGGAGGGAGGAGACTCAGATATGGGGACTATGTTGGCCGCCCTTGGAATACAGGCTCCGCGGAACGAAACAAACTACGGTGAGCTTGGAGTTCGGGTACTTCGCAGCAATCCTTTCATAGATACGATTGTGGAAGAGAATGACATAATAAAAAAGTATGGTATTACTGATACAATACGGACGAGCTCAAGAAATATTATTCTCGGAAACAGTACTTTCGTGTATGAACCTCGCACAGGAAGCTTGAGATTAAGCTTTGAAAGCACCGATCCCCATTTTGCCCGGGATGTGGTTAACAGCATGGTTAATAACCTTCAGAAATGGTTTCAGCAATGGGAAGGCAGCAGTTCCCGTCAGAATCTTAACGCCATAGAAATCAAGCTGGAAGAGGTAAGTCAGGAAATTCGTAGACTGGAGGATGAAATCGCCAGATTCCAAACAGAGTATGGAGTTTTTTCTATTGAACAGCTGGCAGAAGCCCAGACCCGTATTATAAACGATCTCGAGAACCAACTGATTCGGACCGAAATGGCTATTAAAAACTACACCGGCTTCTCAACGCTTCAGGACCAGGAGCTTATACAGCTGCAGGCTCAGCGGGACAGCTTAAGGGAGCTGATTCAACAGATAGAACAGGGACAGGGTTCCGGGGTCCGGCGTATGCCCTCGCGTCAGGAACTCTCTACACTGGCGGTAGAGTATTCTCATCTGCAAATGAACCACCAGATACAAATGCGAATATTTCAAAATCTGAAAGAGCAGTATGAGGTGCAAAAACTGACAACCACAACCGAAAGCTCTCCGTTCAGCATTCTGGAACCAGCAGAAGTTCCGGAGGAAAAATCAAGGCCTCGCAGAAGTCAGATATGCCTGATTGCTACTGTTATAGGTTTCTTTGGATCTATTGGTCTCGCGCTCCTTATTGATCTTGTTCGCAATGTTAAAAATGATCCGGAAAAACGTAAAATCCTTAAAGGTGAGTGAGTCTGTGTAAATATTGTGAGATATTCACCTGAAAATATTCCTAAGAACATGAAAACATTTTTCACTATTCTTATCTTCCACAGTTGACGTTATTTATTTGACGTATAAGTTTTTACCTTGAGCTCCTCGATTAATTTTCCTATGATTTCTTTTCATACTATAGCCAAAGAATTAGTTAATCGAAAGTATCCGCTTGAATACCAACGCAAGAAAGTTTATATCATTACTTCGCTATTTCTTATAATTCAGAATGGTGTATTATTAATATGATTGATTTAGAAAAGCTACGGTTTCGACGACAATTTATCTTAGGCCCGGCACATGTACAATTATTCTATAATTGGCAAAAAATTTCTATTGGAAACGATTTATTTTTGACTGTTCATCCAGATTTACCTTGCTATGAAGCGACGATTGGGAACGTTACGACTATATTACTCGGTTATGCTGTAAATCCTTATCTACCGAATTTAAGTAATACAGAAATTGTAAATACACTATCAAAAGAGTCTACAAATTGGGAATTGCTTATTAAACATACCAACCAGTTAGTTGGAAGATGGGTAATTATATATAAAGCTTCCGAAAAAACAATTGTATTCCATGATCCTGCTGGTGTAAGGCAAATTCATTTTGGTTTTTCTATATCAGGAGAACTCTGGTGTGCTTCACAGCCTTCTTTGGTTGCATTAGTTACAGATGCAGAACCAGATTTAAGCCACCACCATGAGCTGAAAAATGATGGTGTCTTTGATAGATACCGAGATCACTTCTGGCCTGGATCGACAACATTTTACAAGAAAGTTTTTAGGTTACTACCAAATCATTACTTAGATATGTATACTCGAAAGCCATCAAGATATTGGCCAGTGAGTAAGATTGAAGAAATTTCATTTGATGATGCGATTGTAAAATGTTCTAAAATTCTAACGGGTTCAATTAAAGCAGCAACAAAGAGATATAATTTACTATTCTCAATTACTGCAGGGTTTGACTCTCGTGTACTCTTGGCAGCGTCGAGAGACGTTGTTAATGAATTGAAATTATATACTGAAATACGGAAATGGATGCATCCTTTACATCCTGATATACGCGTGCCCTATCTTATGTTAAGATCAGTAGGATTGAATCGTAAGCTATTACGTGTACCGAAAAGGGTAGATAGACTTTTTCAATCATTATTTACTGAATGTTTTCCGCATTACCATGAAGGTGTACTAAAAGAAGCTGATGTCTTGTTTAAAAGTGTGCGATCATATGGATTTGAACCAATGGTAATAAATGGAAATATAAGCGAAATAGGTAGGCGATTTTATTCAAAGAAGGGTTGGCCTGGAGACCCAACACCTGAACTTATGTCAGCAAAAGCACAGATGAAGAGTAGTCGCTATGCTGCTGAACAATTTTCATATTGGTATGAAGATGCAAAGCCGACTATCAAAGACAGTGGAATAGATCCCTGGGATCTGTTCTATTGGGAGCAAAAAATAGGTGGTTGGTTTGGATCAGTCAGGTCAGAGTATGATTTTGCAATAGATGTATTTTTACCATACAACTGTCGTGATTTATTACAGTATATGCTTGGTGTTAATCCTCTATATCGACAAACTCCAGATTATAAGTTTCATGAATCTCTTATTAGATATATGTGGCCAGAATTATTACATTTTTCAATCAATCCACCTGATCCCATGAAGAAGATTGTGAAATATGCTCGACGGATAGATAATTTTATATCGAAAATCATGTTTAAAAGACAGTAAGCGTCAATTTACATCGGGGCTAAAAATTCCAGGATAGTAGGTTTTTCCACTGCTCCTGACCATATAATACTAACAGGATCATTCAAATACTTATAAGAAATAATCATCCGGATTCAACCTGTTGGCTTTTGTAGTCTTAATTGTCAACGCCAGGATAAAACTGCAGTTTCTTATCGGAGCTGAGTTGTAGACTCCGACAAGAATTCTTGGAAGCCAACGGTTCAAATCATCATCATTCGCCGTTATATTTCTGCTACTTAATTCTATCTATGGAGAATATTCTATTTGCAGTTCAGCAAGGCCGCCAGGCACGGTTTATTTGAGCATACTTTTATTATACAACATTTGCTTTTAGAAAACTTATTATATCGATAACAAGGGTACATTTGCATGAAAAGATCATTTCTATTGGTTGTCTTATTACTTCTTAGTTTTGGACTTTCTTCTCAGGATTTTGGGGTTTTGCCATCGAGCCCGGGCGCTGGTGGGGTACCTGAAGGTGGACAGGAAGAGGAACTAGTTGAAGCCCAGATCGAAAGGCTTCAGCTGGCAATATCGAATGAAGGCTACCCTGTAACCCCTGGCGATATTTATCGTATCACCTTTACCGCGGCAGGATCGTTAATAACAAATCAGATAATCGTGGAGAGTGATTATTCAATTAATCTTGGTATATTCGGCGAGATTGATGTTCAAAATATGAACTTCCCGGAATTAAAAAAAAGGGTTGAGCGACTTATCCAGGAAGGCTATCCCCGAAGTCTGCCGTCTCTTACAATGATTTCCACTGGTACTTTTGAAGTCCCAATTATTGGCGAGATTCCTCAAACCACATATGTTACCGCGTGGGGGCTATCCAGGCTCAACGATGTAGTTTCTGGTTCCTTTGGAGCACATTCTTCTATGAGGGATGTTAAGGTACTATCCAAAGACGGTACAGAACGAACCTTTGATCTCTGGATGGCACGGTATAAGGGTGATCTTTTTCAGAATCCTCTGGTTAGCCCAGGCGACCGGATCGTCGTTTCCAGAGTTAATAAACAGATCAGAATAAACGGCGAAGTCTATCGCCCCGGTATCTATCAACTGCTGGAAAACGAGGATCTGCAGGATATCCGTTACTTTTCCGGTGGGTTTACCCCCCTGGCAGATCTCAGACGGGTAACCGTGGAAAGGTTCTCGGGAGAAGGTCCTGAGCTTATTGTCTTTGATTACAATAACTCCGATGAGGATTTTGAGTTCAAGGATCGGGACATTATTACAATTCCTTCAAAACGCGATCAGGA from Marispirochaeta sp. encodes the following:
- a CDS encoding GNVR domain-containing protein; amino-acid sequence: MGTMLAALGIQAPRNETNYGELGVRVLRSNPFIDTIVEENDIIKKYGITDTIRTSSRNIILGNSTFVYEPRTGSLRLSFESTDPHFARDVVNSMVNNLQKWFQQWEGSSSRQNLNAIEIKLEEVSQEIRRLEDEIARFQTEYGVFSIEQLAEAQTRIINDLENQLIRTEMAIKNYTGFSTLQDQELIQLQAQRDSLRELIQQIEQGQGSGVRRMPSRQELSTLAVEYSHLQMNHQIQMRIFQNLKEQYEVQKLTTTTESSPFSILEPAEVPEEKSRPRRSQICLIATVIGFFGSIGLALLIDLVRNVKNDPEKRKILKGE
- a CDS encoding SLBB domain-containing protein, giving the protein MPSSPGAGGVPEGGQEEELVEAQIERLQLAISNEGYPVTPGDIYRITFTAAGSLITNQIIVESDYSINLGIFGEIDVQNMNFPELKKRVERLIQEGYPRSLPSLTMISTGTFEVPIIGEIPQTTYVTAWGLSRLNDVVSGSFGAHSSMRDVKVLSKDGTERTFDLWMARYKGDLFQNPLVSPGDRIVVSRVNKQIRINGEVYRPGIYQLLENEDLQDIRYFSGGFTPLADLRRVTVERFSGEGPELIVFDYNNSDEDFEFKDRDIITIPSKRDQDLQVTVVGAVFNPGRYQYTPPENYMYYVNLAGGIDFERNSGNEVTVVDRYGNQQDPSYPISPGDTITVLNNNFIYNFNRHFPVVTTGFAFILTIISIVNLANQ